One Pseudonocardia sediminis DNA window includes the following coding sequences:
- a CDS encoding ATP-binding protein, producing the protein MSRAEGDRTSGGSAGEPGVELRLLSGVSYRGREVSGTRLRELLALLAAEPRSGSSAARLIADLWRDDRPDHPGKALQVLVSRARSRLGDGVVASTPAGYRLAVPEESIDVTALRAYARACAYHDADPAAVLAAAEAGLGLWDGTVGDGGEDAGDDPLTVLRVASLADHRAVRRGRALALAGLARHAEALPALADAAGRTPRDEEVLLALLRTEAAVTGPAAALARYDAHRRALRDELGADPGPALQDLHRELLEAGSPAVRHGVAHEPNPLLGRDDDVAAVLAMLRGSRVVSVVGPGGLGKTRLAHAVAGRAEQRTVHVVGLAGVSGDGDVAGEVASALGAGDTLRTPTAASASGTLTGIVDALGRGPVLLVLDNCEHVVDGAADLVSALVARSAGLRVLTTSRAPLGLSSESVHPLPELTLPTVVELFGRRARAARPGVELPADAVTELCRHLDGLPLAVELAAARVRALSVGEIAQRLDDRFALLRGGSRDAPARHRTLHAVVDWSWTLLDPGARAALRTLSVFPGGFTTDAAGHVLDADALPVLEHLVDQSLLGVSDAAGGARFRMLETVREFCSAHRESAGETDAATSRFLAWARAFGAGHHDAPFGPAPRPAMERIRDEQDNLLAALRHGLARDDGDTVAATAAALGAMWTAETNVVRVAGLAAETGPLLSHHRPGPGFVEVTRTAATLCAAGVFTLEGPRATRSLVTLHRLPPAPGDTAVRAVAAVLVAMTGGPSALHELWEGRLPLATGAAYELASYVREYEGDLDGALTCAQAALDAFDEAATPWMHVIARNRMSDVCLQLERGEQARRHSQEAIRVLGSHGTVFDPANLQWGLMLAHLACGSVEDAGQIYDRFAQVIAELESSDGGTAGYLRGLHAEIALSLGDVATGLARWREASALMDLDTSYVVAGTTAGTLEVLAATLAAHERHGRLDLVPDVAAALPSLLERVLADPAVPVPSFRFGFPWCGAAVLGLAVVDAGRDPTAAARLVALAQRLHFARNFAATMSSAGARHVAEEADPDAYAEAVAAYASLGPDELRAATLAAVREHLRR; encoded by the coding sequence GTGAGTCGCGCGGAGGGGGACCGCACGTCCGGCGGGAGCGCGGGCGAGCCGGGGGTCGAGCTGCGGCTGCTGTCCGGGGTGTCGTACCGCGGGCGCGAGGTGAGCGGTACCCGGTTGCGGGAGCTGCTCGCGCTGCTGGCGGCCGAGCCGCGGTCGGGATCGAGCGCCGCCCGCCTGATCGCCGACCTCTGGCGTGACGACCGCCCGGATCACCCGGGCAAGGCGTTGCAGGTCCTGGTCTCGCGGGCCCGTTCCCGGCTCGGGGACGGCGTCGTCGCCAGCACCCCGGCCGGGTACCGGCTGGCGGTGCCCGAGGAGAGCATCGACGTCACGGCGCTGCGGGCGTACGCACGCGCCTGCGCCTATCACGACGCCGACCCCGCCGCGGTGCTGGCCGCGGCCGAGGCGGGGCTCGGGCTGTGGGACGGCACCGTCGGCGACGGTGGGGAGGACGCCGGGGACGATCCGCTGACCGTCCTGCGCGTCGCGTCCCTGGCCGACCACCGCGCGGTGCGCCGGGGACGGGCGCTCGCGCTGGCCGGCCTGGCCCGCCACGCCGAGGCGCTCCCCGCACTGGCCGACGCCGCCGGTCGGACCCCCCGCGACGAGGAGGTGCTGCTGGCCCTGCTGCGCACCGAGGCCGCCGTGACCGGCCCGGCCGCCGCGCTGGCCCGCTACGACGCCCACCGGCGGGCGCTGCGCGACGAGCTCGGCGCCGATCCCGGCCCGGCGCTGCAGGACCTGCACCGCGAGCTGCTCGAGGCCGGATCCCCCGCCGTGCGGCACGGCGTCGCGCACGAGCCGAACCCGCTGCTCGGCCGCGACGACGACGTCGCCGCGGTCCTGGCGATGCTGCGCGGGTCCCGGGTCGTCTCGGTGGTCGGGCCCGGCGGGCTGGGCAAGACCCGGCTCGCGCACGCGGTGGCCGGCCGCGCCGAGCAGCGGACGGTGCACGTCGTGGGGCTCGCCGGCGTGTCCGGCGACGGCGACGTCGCCGGAGAGGTGGCGTCGGCGCTCGGGGCCGGGGACACGCTGCGCACCCCGACCGCCGCGTCGGCGTCCGGCACGCTCACCGGGATCGTCGACGCCCTGGGCCGCGGCCCGGTGCTGCTGGTCCTGGACAACTGCGAGCACGTCGTCGACGGCGCCGCCGACCTGGTCTCGGCCCTGGTCGCGCGCAGCGCCGGGCTCCGGGTGCTGACCACGTCGCGGGCACCGCTCGGGCTGTCCTCGGAGTCGGTCCACCCGCTCCCGGAGCTGACGCTGCCGACGGTGGTGGAGCTGTTCGGCCGGCGCGCCCGCGCCGCCCGGCCCGGCGTCGAGCTGCCCGCCGACGCCGTCACCGAGCTGTGCCGGCACCTCGACGGGCTGCCGCTGGCCGTCGAGCTCGCCGCGGCTCGGGTGCGGGCCCTCTCGGTCGGGGAGATCGCGCAGCGCCTCGACGACCGGTTCGCGCTGCTGCGCGGCGGGTCCCGGGACGCCCCGGCGCGGCACCGCACGCTGCACGCCGTCGTCGACTGGAGCTGGACGCTGCTCGACCCCGGCGCACGGGCGGCGCTGCGGACGCTGTCGGTGTTCCCCGGCGGCTTCACCACCGACGCCGCCGGCCACGTCCTGGACGCCGACGCGCTCCCGGTCCTGGAGCACCTGGTCGACCAGTCGCTGCTCGGTGTCTCCGACGCCGCCGGCGGTGCGCGGTTCCGGATGCTGGAGACGGTCCGGGAGTTCTGCTCGGCGCACCGCGAGTCCGCCGGCGAGACCGACGCCGCGACGTCACGGTTCCTGGCCTGGGCACGCGCGTTCGGGGCCGGCCACCACGACGCACCGTTCGGTCCGGCGCCGCGCCCGGCGATGGAACGGATCCGGGACGAGCAGGACAACCTGCTCGCCGCGCTGCGCCACGGCCTGGCCCGCGACGACGGCGACACCGTCGCCGCGACGGCGGCCGCGCTCGGTGCGATGTGGACGGCCGAGACGAACGTCGTCCGGGTCGCCGGGCTGGCCGCGGAGACCGGACCGCTGCTCTCGCACCACCGCCCGGGGCCGGGGTTCGTCGAGGTGACCCGGACCGCGGCCACCCTGTGCGCGGCCGGGGTGTTCACGCTCGAGGGTCCGCGAGCGACGCGGTCGCTGGTCACCCTGCACCGGCTCCCGCCCGCCCCTGGCGACACCGCGGTCCGGGCCGTCGCGGCCGTCCTGGTCGCGATGACCGGCGGGCCGTCGGCGCTGCACGAGCTCTGGGAGGGGCGGCTGCCGCTCGCGACCGGGGCCGCGTACGAGCTGGCCAGCTACGTGCGCGAGTACGAGGGCGACCTCGACGGCGCGCTGACGTGCGCGCAGGCCGCCCTGGACGCGTTCGACGAGGCGGCCACACCGTGGATGCACGTGATCGCCCGCAACCGGATGAGCGACGTGTGCCTGCAGCTCGAACGGGGCGAGCAGGCGCGGCGCCACTCGCAGGAGGCGATTCGCGTGCTGGGGTCGCACGGCACCGTCTTCGACCCGGCGAACCTGCAGTGGGGGCTGATGCTGGCCCATCTGGCCTGCGGGTCCGTCGAGGACGCCGGGCAGATTTACGACCGGTTCGCCCAGGTCATCGCCGAGCTGGAGAGCTCCGACGGCGGCACCGCCGGCTACCTGCGCGGGCTCCACGCAGAGATCGCGCTGTCGCTGGGCGACGTCGCCACCGGCCTGGCCCGCTGGCGGGAGGCGTCGGCCCTGATGGACCTCGACACCTCCTACGTCGTCGCCGGGACGACGGCGGGCACCCTCGAGGTCCTGGCCGCGACGCTGGCCGCGCACGAGCGGCACGGCCGCCTCGACCTCGTCCCCGACGTGGCCGCCGCCCTACCGAGCCTGCTCGAACGGGTCCTCGCCGACCCGGCCGTGCCGGTGCCGTCGTTCCGGTTCGGCTTCCCCTGGTGCGGGGCGGCCGTGCTGGGACTCGCCGTCGTCGACGCCGGCCGCGATCCCACGGCGGCCGCCCGCCTCGTCGCACTCGCCCAGCGCCTGCACTTCGCCCGCAACTTCGCCGCGACGATGTCGAGCGCCGGCGCCCGCCACGTCGCCGAGGAGGCCGACCCCGACGCCTACGCCGAGGCCGTGGCGGCGTACGCCTCGCTCGGCCCGGACGAGCTACGGGCCGCCACCCTCGCCGCCGTGCGCGAGCACCTCCGTCGCTGA
- a CDS encoding DoxX family protein — MTTRQVWAARFLAAFLGVAGVAHFVVPDPFDAMIPGPLPGDPRFWTYLSGVAELTVAGLIAVPRTRRVGGYAAVALFVAVFPANIAMAIDWSDRSAGQQAIAYGRLPLQIPLIWWAWRVARPRVRGRVSDGPGRVTA; from the coding sequence ATGACGACCCGGCAGGTGTGGGCGGCCCGGTTCCTGGCCGCGTTCCTCGGGGTCGCCGGGGTCGCGCACTTCGTGGTTCCCGACCCGTTCGACGCGATGATCCCGGGCCCGCTGCCCGGCGACCCCCGGTTCTGGACGTACCTCTCCGGCGTCGCGGAGCTGACCGTGGCCGGGCTGATCGCCGTGCCGCGCACCCGGCGGGTCGGCGGGTACGCCGCGGTCGCCCTGTTCGTGGCCGTGTTCCCGGCCAACATCGCGATGGCGATCGACTGGTCGGACCGCTCGGCGGGCCAGCAGGCCATCGCCTACGGGCGCCTGCCGCTGCAGATCCCGCTGATCTGGTGGGCGTGGCGGGTCGCCCGTCCGCGTGTGCGGGGCCGGGTGTCCGACGGACCGGGACGGGTGACTGCGTAA
- a CDS encoding MarR family winged helix-turn-helix transcriptional regulator, whose product MSGPDRDELEGRVLLALAGWQIPIIQLNGMIADRLGVTWTDLQALYVLANHGPATPGELAKRVNLTTGSASRMIDRLDAAGFVRRVPDPADRRRVLVEPVPEGLDRVAAFYDPLVERHRADLADLGPAELATLLRFMERAESSTEARIRDL is encoded by the coding sequence GTGAGCGGGCCGGACCGCGACGAGCTGGAGGGCCGGGTGCTCCTGGCCCTGGCCGGATGGCAGATACCGATCATCCAGCTCAACGGCATGATCGCCGACCGGCTCGGCGTCACCTGGACCGACCTGCAGGCCCTCTACGTGCTGGCCAACCACGGTCCCGCCACCCCCGGTGAGCTGGCCAAGCGGGTCAACCTCACGACCGGGTCGGCGTCGCGCATGATCGATCGGCTGGACGCTGCCGGGTTCGTGCGCCGGGTGCCCGACCCCGCCGACCGCCGCCGGGTCCTCGTCGAGCCGGTCCCCGAGGGCCTGGACCGCGTCGCCGCCTTCTACGACCCGCTCGTCGAACGCCACCGCGCCGACCTGGCCGACCTCGGACCCGCCGAGCTGGCGACGCTGCTGCGGTTCATGGAGAGGGCCGAGTCGAGCACCGAGGCCCGGATCCGCGACCTGTGA
- a CDS encoding cytochrome P450: protein MSDVTCPFAPSTRGLDEPDPVRPALRRSGPLVEAQAPAGGPVWIVTDAELARAVFADPRISKDPALAPPSWDPRVAGLEPPAAQQPALTTLEGEAHAALRRAHAPLLAARRMLAGYDQMMAIARELLGALGDGPVDLTEDFSTRYPLTVVCDVLGVPRDRVDDAIAACRGMYSDDPALVGAAMGAFADLAAAAVRSGDGIAAELAGRMPSGTTGDDLHYQLFALLFAGQLTTDPAVGFLVARALAEPGEPEELVRETLREHPPAPFSLWRFTATEIELAGTRLPAGAPLLVDIEGINGHITPGEQDLSFGGGHHYCAGAQLARYELQALVEVLRTDHPDARLAVSRSELRAVSPAGIGGSRLAALPVILR, encoded by the coding sequence GTGTCCGACGTGACCTGCCCCTTCGCCCCGTCCACGCGGGGTCTCGACGAGCCGGACCCGGTCCGGCCCGCACTGCGCCGGTCCGGGCCGCTCGTCGAGGCGCAGGCCCCCGCGGGCGGCCCGGTGTGGATCGTGACCGACGCCGAGCTGGCCCGGGCCGTGTTCGCCGACCCGCGGATCAGCAAGGATCCCGCCCTCGCACCGCCGTCCTGGGACCCGCGGGTCGCAGGGCTGGAGCCGCCGGCGGCACAGCAGCCGGCGCTGACGACGCTGGAGGGGGAGGCCCACGCGGCACTGCGGCGGGCCCATGCGCCGCTGCTCGCCGCACGGCGGATGCTCGCCGGCTACGACCAGATGATGGCCATCGCCCGCGAGCTGCTCGGCGCGCTCGGCGACGGACCCGTCGACCTGACCGAGGACTTCAGCACCCGCTACCCGCTGACCGTCGTCTGCGACGTGCTCGGCGTGCCACGCGACCGCGTCGACGACGCGATCGCCGCCTGCCGGGGGATGTACTCCGACGACCCGGCCCTGGTGGGCGCGGCGATGGGCGCCTTCGCCGACCTCGCCGCGGCGGCGGTGCGCAGCGGGGACGGGATCGCGGCGGAGCTGGCCGGCCGGATGCCGTCCGGGACGACCGGCGACGACCTGCACTACCAGCTCTTCGCCCTGCTGTTCGCCGGTCAGCTCACGACCGACCCGGCCGTCGGGTTCCTGGTCGCGCGGGCGCTCGCCGAGCCGGGCGAGCCCGAGGAACTCGTCCGCGAGACGTTGCGCGAGCATCCGCCGGCGCCGTTCAGCCTGTGGCGGTTCACCGCGACCGAGATCGAGCTCGCCGGTACCCGGCTGCCCGCCGGTGCGCCGCTGCTCGTCGACATCGAGGGGATCAACGGCCACATCACCCCCGGCGAGCAGGACCTCAGCTTCGGCGGGGGCCACCACTACTGCGCCGGGGCGCAGCTCGCCCGCTACGAGCTGCAGGCCCTGGTCGAGGTGCTGCGCACCGACCACCCGGACGCGCGGCTGGCCGTGTCCCGCTCCGAGCTGCGTGCGGTGTCGCCCGCCGGGATCGGCGGGAGCCGGCTCGCCGCACTCCCGGTGATCCTGCGCTGA
- a CDS encoding flavin-containing monooxygenase, which produces MAGTDRETLAAALEYANLPSLVPVLVQLTGDRRWLADPYRPTRSRGMEDNDGGGFAPEVAAEIRAAVCDAVLAGGEPALPAPTGDELVELMTLAVGEPVTPEYGEMAARDMGFVDEPVRRVEPGTGPSVIVIGAGVSGMLAAIELDRAGIEHVVLEKNDDVGGTWLENAYPGAGVDTPSYLYSYSFAPRAWSTHFGKRDEVITYLRDVADEHALRSRIRFGTEVASAVYDEDAQHWTVRTSAGDALVADVVITATGQLNKPKVPAIPGLDTFAGPIFHTARWPQDLDLAGKRVAVVGSGASAMQVVPAIADDVEHLTIFQRSPQWVAPNDVYFSGVPEGMHHLMEHVPFYRLWYRTRLSWNTGDRVHPSLQVDPEWEHPERSVNAMNDAHRRVFTRYLESELDGRPDLREKALPDYPPFGKRMLLDNGWFAALRRENVDLVPEPVAAITPRGLRGADGTEVAADVVVLATGFHTHKVLHPMDVFGRDGCTTAQVWGDDDATAHLGIATAGFPNLFLTCGPGTVLGHGGSYITIAECQVRYIVDLLVQMAQRRIGAAEVREETEADYVARHDDAHDRMIWTHPGMGNWYRNDAGRVVSALPWRIVDYWEMTRTADLADFDVEPARG; this is translated from the coding sequence ATGGCCGGCACCGACCGGGAGACCCTGGCCGCCGCGCTGGAGTACGCGAACCTACCCTCGCTCGTGCCGGTGCTCGTCCAGCTCACCGGGGACCGCCGCTGGCTCGCCGACCCCTACCGCCCGACCCGCAGCCGCGGCATGGAGGACAACGACGGCGGCGGGTTCGCCCCCGAGGTGGCCGCCGAGATCCGCGCGGCGGTCTGCGACGCCGTCCTGGCCGGCGGCGAGCCCGCCCTGCCCGCCCCCACCGGCGACGAGCTCGTCGAGCTGATGACCCTCGCCGTCGGCGAGCCGGTGACGCCCGAGTACGGCGAGATGGCCGCGCGGGACATGGGCTTCGTCGACGAGCCGGTGCGCAGGGTCGAGCCCGGCACCGGGCCGTCGGTGATCGTGATCGGGGCCGGGGTCTCCGGGATGCTGGCCGCGATCGAGCTGGACCGGGCGGGCATCGAGCACGTGGTGCTGGAGAAGAACGACGACGTCGGCGGCACCTGGCTGGAGAACGCCTACCCCGGCGCCGGCGTGGACACCCCCAGCTACCTGTACTCGTACTCGTTCGCCCCGCGCGCCTGGTCGACGCACTTCGGCAAGCGCGACGAGGTGATCACCTACCTGCGCGACGTCGCCGACGAGCACGCGCTGCGGTCACGGATCCGGTTCGGCACCGAGGTCGCCTCCGCCGTCTACGACGAGGACGCCCAGCACTGGACGGTCCGCACCAGCGCCGGGGACGCGCTCGTCGCCGACGTCGTGATCACCGCGACCGGACAGCTCAACAAGCCGAAGGTGCCGGCGATCCCGGGCCTGGACACGTTCGCCGGGCCGATCTTCCACACCGCGCGGTGGCCGCAGGACCTGGACCTGGCGGGCAAGCGGGTCGCGGTCGTCGGCAGCGGGGCGAGCGCGATGCAGGTGGTGCCCGCGATCGCCGACGACGTCGAGCACCTGACGATCTTCCAGCGCTCCCCGCAGTGGGTGGCGCCGAACGACGTCTACTTCTCCGGCGTACCGGAGGGCATGCACCACCTGATGGAGCATGTGCCGTTCTACCGTCTCTGGTACCGCACCCGGCTGAGCTGGAACACCGGCGACCGCGTGCACCCGTCGCTGCAGGTGGACCCGGAGTGGGAGCACCCGGAGCGGTCGGTGAACGCGATGAACGACGCGCACCGGCGTGTGTTCACCCGGTACCTGGAGTCCGAACTGGACGGCCGCCCGGACCTGCGGGAGAAGGCGCTTCCGGACTACCCGCCGTTCGGCAAGCGGATGCTGCTCGACAACGGGTGGTTCGCCGCGCTGCGGCGGGAGAACGTGGACCTCGTGCCCGAGCCGGTCGCCGCGATCACCCCGCGCGGGCTGCGCGGCGCCGACGGCACCGAGGTCGCCGCCGACGTCGTCGTCCTGGCCACCGGGTTCCACACGCACAAGGTGCTGCACCCGATGGACGTGTTCGGCCGCGACGGGTGCACCACCGCACAGGTCTGGGGCGACGACGACGCCACCGCGCACCTGGGCATCGCGACGGCCGGGTTCCCGAACCTGTTCCTGACCTGCGGGCCGGGCACCGTCCTCGGGCACGGCGGGTCCTACATCACGATCGCCGAGTGCCAGGTCCGCTACATCGTCGACCTGCTGGTGCAGATGGCGCAGCGCAGGATCGGCGCGGCCGAGGTGCGCGAGGAGACCGAGGCCGACTACGTCGCCCGCCACGACGACGCCCACGACCGGATGATCTGGACCCACCCCGGGATGGGCAACTGGTACCGCAACGACGCCGGCCGCGTCGTCTCCGCGCTGCCGTGGCGGATCGTGGACTACTGGGAGATGACCCGCACCGCCGACCTGGCCGACTTCGACGTCGAGCCCGCCCGGGGCTGA
- a CDS encoding nitroreductase family protein: MAALTQASTSDLATAMRTTGTCRYFRPDPVPDEVLHSAFDDARFGPQGGNRQPVRWIVVRSAERKQALADLYLPMWKGYLEAVTGGTVEAKALPRTVADADHFAEHLADAPAIVVVCAELSGLHPTDHELGRLSVVGGASIYPVMQNFCLSLRAQGVASAVTTLLCHHEPAVRELLEIPDEFITAAHVAVGYPEKPFPTRLTRTPVAEAVSSETFGTPLFRS; the protein is encoded by the coding sequence ATGGCGGCACTGACGCAAGCATCCACATCGGACCTGGCGACGGCCATGCGCACCACCGGCACGTGCCGCTACTTCCGGCCCGACCCGGTCCCGGACGAGGTGCTGCACTCCGCGTTCGACGACGCCCGCTTCGGCCCGCAGGGCGGCAACCGCCAGCCCGTGCGCTGGATCGTCGTCCGCTCGGCCGAGCGCAAGCAGGCCCTCGCCGACCTCTACCTGCCGATGTGGAAGGGCTACCTCGAGGCCGTCACCGGTGGCACCGTCGAGGCCAAGGCGCTGCCCCGCACGGTCGCCGACGCCGACCACTTCGCCGAGCACCTGGCCGACGCCCCCGCGATCGTCGTCGTCTGCGCGGAGCTCTCCGGGCTGCACCCGACCGACCACGAGCTCGGACGGCTCTCGGTCGTCGGCGGGGCGTCTATCTACCCGGTGATGCAGAACTTCTGCCTGTCGCTGCGGGCCCAGGGCGTCGCCTCGGCGGTGACCACGCTGCTGTGCCACCACGAGCCCGCGGTCCGGGAGCTGCTGGAGATCCCGGACGAGTTCATCACCGCCGCGCACGTCGCCGTCGGGTACCCGGAGAAGCCGTTCCCGACGAGGCTGACCCGCACCCCCGTCGCCGAGGCGGTGTCGTCGGAGACGTTCGGCACGCCGCTGTTCCGGAGCTGA